The window AATCGTGGGCTTTAAACAGTATTGCAAATGCTTTTCATTCTTTGCATAATTACCCAAAGGCGATAGAATATTTTATTGCGCAGATAAAAATTGAAGAAAAAAGGGCTATACCAGAAAATATTGGGAGTGCTTACCTCAGTATTGCACTGGTTTATAACAGCGAAAAAGAAGTAAAAAAAGCTTTGTTTTATGCCTTCAGGGCCGATTCTATTGCGAAGGCCAATAAACTGCCCGAACTTGCATTATATGCCAAGCTCAATATTGGAGATATTTATGAGAAAGCAGATAGCCTCTCATCAGCCATGGTATACACGCAAAATGCCTATGAGTTATCGCTGCTTCAAAAAAACGGACTAATAACGGGAACTTCCTTAAATAATTTAGGCAACATTTACATTAAGCGGGCCGATTTTGCACAGGCCTTTACTTATTATAAACGAAGTATTCCATATTTAACGGCAGTTGAAGATTATAATACACTGGCCGAATGTAATTTAGGCTTAGCCAAAATTTACCGCGAGCAGGACAAAATAGATTCTGCTATTTATTATGCGCGCTATGTGTATCAACTGGCCAGTAAAAATGAATTTTTAGCCAGAGCTGTAGATGCAAGTGCATTTTTGGTGCAGCTTTATAAAAGCGAGGGTAAGATCGATAGCGCATTTGCTTATCAGGAAACGATGATTAACCTTTCTGATACGATTGATAGTAAAGAACGGGCAAAAGAAGTGCAAAGCATTACCATTGCCGAAGAAATGCGCCAAAAAGAAATTGTGGAAGCCCGGGAAAAAGAAGCTGAAGAAAGGAAACAGAAATTGCAGCTGCTTGCCATTGGCATTCTCATCCCCATCTTCTTTTTCATCAGTATATTTTTGAGCAGAAGAAAAGTAAACAAAAAACTGATCGAATTTTCGGGTATTGTTTCACTGCTAATGCTATTCGAATACCTTACACTGTTTATTCATCCCTTTGTTGCCGAAAAATCGCA is drawn from Pedobacter sp. HDW13 and contains these coding sequences:
- a CDS encoding lipopolysaccharide assembly protein LapB: MKEVTIFCAVFFTCFTVFAQTREVDSLYENLSYQKTDTGRVIALYNLSYYYHKYKPDSAMLLAKQAFDLSKKIKFLRGESWALNSIANAFHSLHNYPKAIEYFIAQIKIEEKRAIPENIGSAYLSIALVYNSEKEVKKALFYAFRADSIAKANKLPELALYAKLNIGDIYEKADSLSSAMVYTQNAYELSLLQKNGLITGTSLNNLGNIYIKRADFAQAFTYYKRSIPYLTAVEDYNTLAECNLGLAKIYREQDKIDSAIYYARYVYQLASKNEFLARAVDASAFLVQLYKSEGKIDSAFAYQETMINLSDTIDSKERAKEVQSITIAEEMRQKEIVEAREKEAEERKQKLQLLAIGILIPIFFFISIFLSRRKVNKKLIEFSGIVSLLMLFEYLTLFIHPFVAEKSHHSPLIEIVVFVVIASLLTPAHHKVEHWLINKLSKIREYHQQIRQLKNND